In a single window of the Halomicroarcula saliterrae genome:
- a CDS encoding phosphopentomutase/phosphoglucosamine mutase has product MKLFGTAGIRGRVDERVTPELALRVGRAAGQDGNEFVVGHDGRVTSPALADGLASGLVSAGVDVVRVGQVPTPALAYASRGRRGVMVTASHNPPTDNGLKLFVDGREYGDEAEGRITERVEAGVDTAAWDRWGDSKPETVLPLYRDAVADYARQHGGGPERLTVAVDCGNGMAGVATPQVLRELGAEVVATEANVDGHFPARGSKPTPDTLAQFRSFVAEAGVDLGFAHDGDADRIVVVDDEGGIVHEDTVVAMLAEHYTRASDAADPVVVTTPNASGRIDERVRAAGGRVERVRLGALHEGIARERREAGSDDEVTEVVFAAEPWKHVHPAFGGWIDGVASAAVLTRLLAAEGLGRRRAAITERPYRKVSVDCPDSHKPAVMAALESALPDAFPEGDVATEHGVRLAFSDGSWALVRPSGTEPYVRLYAESDDVDALAERVREVVESAVEDAR; this is encoded by the coding sequence ATGAAGCTGTTCGGGACGGCCGGCATCCGCGGACGGGTCGACGAGCGAGTAACGCCCGAGCTCGCGCTCCGGGTCGGCCGCGCGGCCGGTCAGGACGGGAACGAGTTCGTCGTCGGCCACGACGGTCGAGTCACGTCGCCGGCGCTCGCCGACGGCCTCGCGTCGGGGCTGGTGAGCGCCGGTGTCGACGTGGTTCGCGTGGGGCAGGTGCCCACGCCGGCGCTCGCCTACGCCTCGCGGGGCCGCCGCGGCGTGATGGTGACCGCCAGTCACAACCCGCCGACGGACAACGGGCTGAAGCTGTTCGTCGACGGCCGGGAGTACGGCGACGAAGCGGAGGGACGCATCACCGAGCGGGTCGAGGCGGGCGTCGACACCGCGGCGTGGGACCGGTGGGGCGATTCGAAGCCGGAGACGGTCCTGCCGCTGTATCGCGACGCGGTAGCCGACTACGCCCGACAGCACGGTGGCGGCCCCGAGCGCCTGACCGTCGCCGTCGACTGTGGCAACGGGATGGCCGGCGTGGCGACGCCACAGGTCCTCCGGGAGCTCGGCGCCGAGGTGGTCGCCACGGAGGCCAACGTCGACGGCCACTTCCCGGCCCGCGGGAGCAAGCCGACTCCCGATACGCTCGCCCAGTTCCGTTCTTTCGTCGCCGAAGCGGGTGTCGACCTGGGGTTCGCCCACGACGGCGACGCCGACCGTATCGTCGTGGTCGACGACGAGGGGGGCATCGTCCACGAGGACACCGTGGTGGCGATGCTGGCCGAACACTACACCAGAGCGTCGGACGCCGCTGACCCAGTAGTCGTGACCACGCCCAACGCCTCCGGGCGCATCGACGAGCGGGTCAGGGCAGCGGGCGGACGGGTAGAGCGGGTCCGACTCGGAGCGCTCCACGAAGGCATCGCCCGCGAGCGCCGCGAGGCGGGGAGCGACGACGAGGTCACCGAGGTCGTCTTCGCCGCCGAACCCTGGAAACACGTCCATCCGGCCTTCGGCGGGTGGATAGACGGCGTCGCGAGCGCGGCCGTGCTGACCCGCCTCCTCGCGGCGGAGGGGCTGGGCCGGCGCCGAGCCGCCATCACGGAGCGGCCCTACCGGAAGGTGAGCGTCGACTGTCCCGACAGCCACAAGCCCGCGGTGATGGCGGCGCTGGAAAGCGCGCTTCCCGACGCCTTCCCGGAGGGCGATGTGGCCACCGAACACGGCGTCCGGCTCGCTTTCTCCGACGGCTCGTGGGCGCTGGTTCGCCCCAGCGGCACCGAGCCCTACGTCCGCCTCTACGCCGAAAGCGACGACGTGGACGCGCTGGCCGAGCGGGTGCGAGAGGTCGTGGAGTCGGCGGTCGAGGACGCCCGCTGA
- the psmB gene encoding archaeal proteasome endopeptidase complex subunit beta, whose protein sequence is MNEPNTPFSQPQTADEFQTDPYEPEVGSLPDRSGQDTEKVNKTGTTTIGITTSEGVVIATDMRASLGGRFVSNKNVQKVEEIHPTAALTLVGSVGGAQSFIRSLRAEVNLYEARRGENMSMQALSTLAGNFARGGPFFAINPILGGVDDDGHHVYSIDPAGGVMQDDYTVTGSGLTVAYGTLEDRYEDDMTNEEAKEVAAAAINAAAERDTGSGNGVYLADVTAEGVDINGYDFDELL, encoded by the coding sequence ATGAACGAGCCGAACACGCCGTTTTCCCAGCCACAGACAGCTGACGAGTTCCAGACCGACCCCTACGAGCCGGAGGTCGGCTCCCTGCCGGACCGCTCCGGTCAGGACACGGAGAAGGTCAACAAGACCGGAACCACGACCATCGGCATCACCACCAGCGAAGGCGTCGTCATCGCCACCGACATGCGTGCCTCGCTCGGCGGCCGCTTCGTCTCCAACAAGAACGTCCAGAAAGTAGAGGAGATCCACCCGACCGCCGCGCTCACGCTGGTCGGCAGCGTCGGCGGCGCCCAGTCTTTCATCCGCTCGCTGCGCGCCGAAGTGAACCTCTACGAGGCTCGCCGCGGCGAGAACATGAGCATGCAGGCCCTCTCGACGCTCGCGGGTAACTTCGCCAGGGGCGGCCCGTTCTTCGCCATCAACCCGATTCTGGGCGGCGTCGACGACGACGGCCACCACGTCTACTCCATCGACCCCGCCGGCGGCGTCATGCAGGACGACTACACCGTCACCGGCTCGGGCCTGACCGTCGCCTACGGGACGCTGGAGGACCGCTACGAGGACGACATGACCAACGAGGAAGCGAAGGAAGTGGCCGCGGCCGCTATCAACGCCGCCGCAGAGCGCGACACCGGCTCGGGCAACGGTGTCTACCTCGCCGACGTGACGGCCGAGGGCGTCGACATCAACGGCTACGACTTCGACGAGCTTCTATAA